The segment ATCAGTTTCTGATTGCGAGAGTCATGTTTGATGTGCTCCGGAAGGTGGAGCAGGAAAGGATCGAACCGGAGGAAGCTTGGGAGATTGCCATGCAGCAGATTCAGATTGAATTGGGGCAGGAACTGCCATAGAACCCCCCCTGATGCGGCCGAAGCGTTTCTTAGGAAAAATTCCGATTGACGAGAAGCGGCTTCCGCCGTAAAATAAATGCAAACGTTTACACACTTATTGATGTAAGCGCTTCTATGAATAATGTCACTTCCTGTCGCTGCTGATCAAATCAAGGAAGGAGGATCATGCCATTTATGCAAACGTTTGCTTAAATGAAGATGCAGGCGTGAGTTCACCCATCTATAAAGGAGGACTTGATCTATGTTATCGGCTGTTCAAAGCAAGAAATTATGCTCTATTATTCTGATTGTAACCATGCTCTGCTCTCTGATCGGCATCCCGCCGGTTCAGGCGGCCACGGACTCGCAGGCATTACAGGTGGTTGTCGTGGGCGATCTGCAATCCGAGCTGGGTGCAGCCTCAGACTGGAAGCCGGATGCTGCTGAAACCGCTATGACCCCAGCGGGACCGGATGAATACCGGTTTACCGGGAAGCTTCCGGCTGGCGAGTATGAATATAAAGTGGCTGTCGGGGGCACATGGGATCAAAGCTACGGCAATGACCATTACACGTCTCCCGGCAAACAGAGTGATAATGGGAATATCAAGCTTTCGCTGTCACAGGAGACAGAGGTTACCTTTTACTATAATCATAAGACACACGCTGTTGCCGACTCCTCTTACTACATACCTCTAGAGCAAGATCACCTTCCGAGAGTCATTGGCAGCTTCCAAAATGGAATAGAGAACAGTCCGGCGCTCCTCATGAATGATGATGGTCTGAATGGAATCTACTCCGTCACGGCCGATGTATATGCAGGGGATCATCAGTATCAGGTGGCGCTGGGTGATCCTGGCGCAGGCAGGCTGTATCCCGAAGATGGCACCCCGATGTCGCTGAACGTGGAGCGGGATGCAGAGGTCACCTTCACGTACGATGCAGACACTCATGAGATTGCTGAGGACATAAAGCTTGCACCCGTTCCGCAAGATCCGGGGCTTCCGGTTGCGGATGGACATTTACGTGTACATTATCAGCGCACAGATGCTAATTACGAAGGCTGGGCCTTGTGGATCTTTAACGACGTCGCCGAGCCCTCACAGAATTGGCCGAAAGGCGCTACACCGTTTCCTGAAGGACAACAGGATCATTACGGTGCCTTCGTGGATCTGCCCATTCAGCATGGAGCATCCAAGATTGGACTTGTCGTGATGAATCGTATGACTGAACAGAAAGATGGAGGAGACAAAGTGTTCAGCCTGATCACCCCGGAGATGAACGAGGTGTGGCTGAAGCAGGGCACAGACGAGGTGTATACGTACGAGCCGGTGGACCTGCCGGCAGACACCGTCCGGATTCACTATCAGCGTGAGGACCAGAACTACTCTGCATATGCCTTGTGGCTGTGGGGCGATGTCGCGTCTCCTTCAACAAATTACCCGAACGGCGCTACCCGTTTCTCGCAAGAGCAGCTGGATGGGTATGGTGCCTACCTGGATGTTCCGTTGCAGCCGCAGGGAGCAAAAATTAATTTAATCGTTCTGGATCCCGCTGTGGGCGACAACGGGAAAGACGGGGGGGACAAGTCCTTCAGCCTGGCTGACCGTTACCGTCATCTGTTTATTCGAGAAGGCGATAATACCGTCTATACGTCCCCGTACGGAGAAGTGCCGACCGGCCTGATCTCAGCGGAGGTACTGTCTCAAGGCAAGCTGCACCTGAACTATACGATGACGGCAGGTTTGACGCCGGAATCCCTGAAGGAAGGCGTCCAGCTGAAAAGCGGCGATCAGAGCATTGGCATTACTGAAGCTGCTGTCACCGGTCCCCAGACCGTAGAGCTGACCGCTTCATTCACCATGGATCAGGTGCCGCTGCAGGTCACTTTTCTCGGGAAGACCGTCACCGCGAGCAAGAGCTGGAGATACCTCGATCAGGAATATGCGTATGATGGCAACGATCTCGGTGCTGTGTATGCTGACGGAGAAGCTGTACTGAAGCTGTGGGCGCCGACGGCGAGCAAGGTGACGGTCGATGTATACGGCAAGGATGACAGCACCACAGTGATCGGTACTAAGGAGCTGCAGCGTCAGGAACAGGGTGTCTGGTCTGTCCGCCTGGGGCGCGGCGATTTCGATATCGAAGATTTCAGAGGAGCCTTTTATCAGTATGAGGTCACGCATGAGGGAGTGTCCAAGCGAGTGCTGGATCCATATGCCAAGTCCATGGCCGAGTTCCGGGTCGACACGACGGGCAAAGCGGGTCCGGATGGAGACATCGTGGGCAAGGCTGCGATTGTGGATCTGAGCGAAACGAATCCGGAAGGCTATGACTTTGCCCAAATTCCGGGCTATGAACAGCGGGAGGATGCGATCATCTGGGAGATTCATGTCCGCGACTTCACGTCAGATCCTTCCATTGAAGATGATTTGCACAACGCACAATGGGGCTCTTTCGAAGCGTTCAAGCATAAGCTGGACTACATCAAATCACTTGGCGTCACCCATGTGCAGCTGCTGCCGGTGATGGCCTGGTATTACGGCGATGAGTCCAAGATGAAGAATCGTGAGCTGAACTACTCTGCTGGAAACAACGAGTATAACTGGGGCTATGACCCGCACAGCTATTTCTCGCCGGACGGTGCATATTCGGTGAATCCACAGGATCCGGAGCTGAGAATCCGGGAGCTGAAAAATATGATTGATGCCATCCATGAGGCCGAGATGGGGGTAGTGCTGGATGTGGTGTATACCCATATGGCCAAATCGGATTTCCTGAATGACATTGTGCCCGGATATTATGCTTTTCAGGATGTGAATGGTAAATTCCTTGGCGACTTTGGTAACAACCTGGCTACCAACCGCAAGATGGCAGAGAAGCTGATGGTAGATTCCGTCAAATACTGGTTTGAGGAATATAAAATTGACGGCATGCGCTGGGATATGATGGGCGATGCTACACAGGACGCGGTACAACGCGCTTATGACGCCGCAGCCGAAATCAATCCGGATGCCCTGTTCATTGGGGAGGGCTGGATTACATTTAAGGGTGCTCAGGCAGATTCTGCTCTTGCAGGACAAGGAGCCGATCAGAACTGGATGGACCGCACGGATGACGTCGGCGTATTCTCTGACGAGTTCCGGAATGCGCTGAAATCCGGCTATGGCAGTGAAGGAGAGCCTCGATTTATTACAGGGGGCAAGCAAAGTGTAGACATGATCTTTAACAATATCAAGGCGCAGCCGGGCAATATGAAAGAGGATGACCCGGGAGACGTTGTGCAGTATATTGAGGCGCACGACAATTTGCCGCTGTACGACATTATTGCCCAGGCGATCAAGAAGGATCCGGCAAATGCAGAGAATGATCTGGAAATTCACAAGCGGATTCGGCTGGGCAACCTGCTGATTCTGACCTCTCAAGGCACCGCCTTTCTGCATGCGGGACAGGAATATGGCCGCACGAAGCAGTGGCTGGGAGAGGGCGTGCCGCAGCAGAAATATCACGAACTGAAGGATCAGAGCGGCAAGACATTCGGTTATTTCGTACACGATTCCTACGATTCATCGGATGCAATTAATAAGTTTGATTGGGAGAAGGCGACGAATAAGGACGTATTCCCGGTCAATCACGTGACGAAGGAATATACCGCCGGCCTGATCCAGCTGCGCAAATCCAGCGACGCCTTCCGGCTCGGGGATCAGGAGCTCATTAACAGCCGCGTGTCGCTGCTGTCCATTCCGGAGATTGGGGCCCAGGACGTAGCCATTGGGTATACGACCAAGGCCACGGATGCTTCGGGACAATACTATGTGTTCGTCAATGGTGATGAAGTCTCACGGACAATGACGCTGTCCAAGGACCTGACCTCAGGCACGGTCATCGTGGACAACGACGAAGCCGGCACCGCTGAAGTAGAGCAAGCCTCGGGCTTTGAGCTGACTTCAAGCTCCATTACACTGGAGCCTCTCACTGCCGTAGTGATCAAAACCGCCAGTGATCCCATTGCATTGACATCGGTGGCTGCAGATCAATCCAGCTACACTGTGGGAGTAGGCCAGACCCGCCAGGCGATCGTTCACGCGATCTATAACGATGAGAGCCGCAGAACCATTACGAAGCAGGCTGCCTATGTATCAAGCAATGCTGATGTCGCAAGTGTCAGTTCTTCAGGCCTGATTACCGGCCACCGAGCAGGTACTGCAGTCATCACGATCAGCTATCAGGGCAGTCAGCAGGAAGTCACGGTGAAGGTGACTAAAGTAACCGCCGGCAAGCGCTATGTTCAGATCAACTACATTCGGCCGGATGCCGACTATGAGGACTGGAATCTCTGGATATGGGACACTGGAGTCAAGAACGACCAGATTGATTTCGAAGTCTTTGAGAGTGGCATGGCCACAGTGCTTGTGGAAGTAGCCCCGAACACGAGCAGTATCGGATTTGTACTTCGCAAGGGAACAGGCTGGGACGGCACCAAGCAGGACTACCCGGATGATCGTAACATTCCGCTTACGCCGGGCGAAGCCTTTACGAAGGTGTATATTACCAGCATGAAGAAGGAGCTTACTATAGTGCCAAGCCCTACAGGACCGTTGCTGGAGGGCGGAAATATTACGTTTGTCTATCGGGATGAGGCTAAATTCCGCGAGAACGCGATGGATACCATGGACAGTGTGTCTCTCAAGATCGGCAGTC is part of the Paenibacillus algicola genome and harbors:
- a CDS encoding pullulanase, giving the protein MLSAVQSKKLCSIILIVTMLCSLIGIPPVQAATDSQALQVVVVGDLQSELGAASDWKPDAAETAMTPAGPDEYRFTGKLPAGEYEYKVAVGGTWDQSYGNDHYTSPGKQSDNGNIKLSLSQETEVTFYYNHKTHAVADSSYYIPLEQDHLPRVIGSFQNGIENSPALLMNDDGLNGIYSVTADVYAGDHQYQVALGDPGAGRLYPEDGTPMSLNVERDAEVTFTYDADTHEIAEDIKLAPVPQDPGLPVADGHLRVHYQRTDANYEGWALWIFNDVAEPSQNWPKGATPFPEGQQDHYGAFVDLPIQHGASKIGLVVMNRMTEQKDGGDKVFSLITPEMNEVWLKQGTDEVYTYEPVDLPADTVRIHYQREDQNYSAYALWLWGDVASPSTNYPNGATRFSQEQLDGYGAYLDVPLQPQGAKINLIVLDPAVGDNGKDGGDKSFSLADRYRHLFIREGDNTVYTSPYGEVPTGLISAEVLSQGKLHLNYTMTAGLTPESLKEGVQLKSGDQSIGITEAAVTGPQTVELTASFTMDQVPLQVTFLGKTVTASKSWRYLDQEYAYDGNDLGAVYADGEAVLKLWAPTASKVTVDVYGKDDSTTVIGTKELQRQEQGVWSVRLGRGDFDIEDFRGAFYQYEVTHEGVSKRVLDPYAKSMAEFRVDTTGKAGPDGDIVGKAAIVDLSETNPEGYDFAQIPGYEQREDAIIWEIHVRDFTSDPSIEDDLHNAQWGSFEAFKHKLDYIKSLGVTHVQLLPVMAWYYGDESKMKNRELNYSAGNNEYNWGYDPHSYFSPDGAYSVNPQDPELRIRELKNMIDAIHEAEMGVVLDVVYTHMAKSDFLNDIVPGYYAFQDVNGKFLGDFGNNLATNRKMAEKLMVDSVKYWFEEYKIDGMRWDMMGDATQDAVQRAYDAAAEINPDALFIGEGWITFKGAQADSALAGQGADQNWMDRTDDVGVFSDEFRNALKSGYGSEGEPRFITGGKQSVDMIFNNIKAQPGNMKEDDPGDVVQYIEAHDNLPLYDIIAQAIKKDPANAENDLEIHKRIRLGNLLILTSQGTAFLHAGQEYGRTKQWLGEGVPQQKYHELKDQSGKTFGYFVHDSYDSSDAINKFDWEKATNKDVFPVNHVTKEYTAGLIQLRKSSDAFRLGDQELINSRVSLLSIPEIGAQDVAIGYTTKATDASGQYYVFVNGDEVSRTMTLSKDLTSGTVIVDNDEAGTAEVEQASGFELTSSSITLEPLTAVVIKTASDPIALTSVAADQSSYTVGVGQTRQAIVHAIYNDESRRTITKQAAYVSSNADVASVSSSGLITGHRAGTAVITISYQGSQQEVTVKVTKVTAGKRYVQINYIRPDADYEDWNLWIWDTGVKNDQIDFEVFESGMATVLVEVAPNTSSIGFVLRKGTGWDGTKQDYPDDRNIPLTPGEAFTKVYITSMKKELTIVPSPTGPLLEGGNITFVYRDEAKFRENAMDTMDSVSLKIGSREEVMTYDAEKEWFSYTWHNAVPGTHEYSFLVTTDGETVEVTDPKNTQDGKSVVIYVKPVVNVTGSVQRESISYKEHAVLKVAVSVSEEEGPVSFQAGYLDLSSLGGSSQVKLDLELLEQSIAVKEGIPSGRKSIGITLIDQYGNFHKGTAEVTVKSAEAAAKAEFDWDEARIYFVLTDRFMDGDASNNENVNKGHLEAYHGGDFRGLIDKLDYIQELGVNTLWITPIVDNIDYNVKANSNGIQYGYHGYWAKDFTKLDEHLGDLDTFKELIDKAHDRGIKIMVDVVLNHTGYGLKPGDTAPVAQDDKARFEGMLRDTKLSTTDDPLRGELSGLPDLITEDPDVRRQIIDWQAGWLERARTDRGDTIDYFRVDTVKHVEEATWKAFKNALTAIDPEFKLIGEYYGGTLDNDGGTLQSGQMDGLLDFGFKGRARDFVNGRVEDVESYLAEREARLDNTQMMGQFLSSHDENGFLSHYVNGDKAKLMTAAALQITSKGQPVIYYGEELGRSGSASGDLDKGNFSENRRDMPWDQVESEKKLLEHYRKLLKIRAEHSGIFSKGVRTSIVASDDEKYLAFDKEYENKHLVTALHVGTQERMVSFKVPFPAGSMAADLYSGKQYKVKSDQTVSVLLPAMADGGTVILASAAESGNGNGNGNGNGNGGSGPAPGSGAPVSTPAKGTVQISEALLNNPQAPVSVKLGAGDQELLLPIGAGDLLNGQSVEVSKDGIKITLPSALLQALQKLVSAEQQKASTISLLVQEAPLVDAKALVLEVERQTPGVNLKPGSVMYDLHLSVKAAGGAEWKLEEFESPVTLTFDLLPGINASWAGVYHLQDDGSITYAGGRLKDGQIEAEAGHFSKYAVLEYEKIFTDLNGHWAQNAVKELAAKHIVQGTSAKAFSPAQKLTRAQFAAMLVRALGLEPVNTAGSTFKDVSRDAWYAADLQTAYQHGLVSGKGGNVFAPNDSITREEMAVMLVRAYTLQHEAPAAEKSGMKDQEHISHWAEKQVNQAAFLGLMQGHPGGAFEPKGWTTRAQSAQAVLNLLKALE